The sequence below is a genomic window from Citricoccus muralis.
GGACTTCCCCACCCACGCCCTTCTTTGCAGCCTGGCGGTCGGTCAGCAGACCGGAGGAAGTCGACAGAATGGCAATACCCAGTCCGCCGAGCACGTGCGGCAGGTTGGTCGACTTTGCGTAGACGCGCAGCCCGGGCTTGGAGATACGGCGCAGGCCAGCGATGGCACGCTCGCGCTGCGGTCCGAACTTCAGCTCGATGCTGAGGGTCTTGCCAACCTCTGCAGCTTCTTCTTTCCAATCGCTGATGTAACCCTCGTTCTTGAGGATCTCGGCCAGCCGCACCTTCAATTTGGAAGATGGCATCGACACGGAGTCGTGGGAGGCCGAGTTTGCGTTGCGCAGACGTGTCAGCATGTCTGCGACGGGATCGGTCATCGTCATGTGGGCTTCATGCCCTTTCTCGCTACGGTTTCCCGGACCGGTTCACCGGATGGGACCTGTAACGTAGAGGATTTACTGTTCGTTCTTGAACGGGAAGCCCAGAGCGCGCAACAGCGCCTCGCCTTCCTCGTTGGTCTTAGCGGTGGTCACCACAGTGATGTCCATACCGCGCACGCGGTCGATCTTGTCCTGATCGATTTCGTGGAAGACGGATTGCTCGGACAGACCAAAGGTGTAGTTACCGTTGCCGTCGAACTGCTTCGGGTTCAGCCCGCGGAAGTCACGAATACGCGGCAGAGCCAGCGTGACCAGACGATCCAGGAATTCCCACATGCGGTCGCCACGCAGGGTTGCATGCGTACCGATGGGCATTCCTTCACGGAGCTTGAACTGGGCAATGGACTTACGAGCACGGGTCACCTGGGGCTTCTGACCGGTAATAGCGGTCAGATCCTTGATGGCGCCGTCGATCACCTTGGAGTCGCGAGCTGCCTCGCCGACACCCATGTTCACAACGACCTTCACCAGGCCGGGAACCTGCATGACGTTCTCGTAGTTGAACTTGTCCTGCATCTGAGCAGTGATCTGCTCGCGGTACTTCACCTTGAGCCGAGGGGTGACCTTCGGTGCTGCGGTGGTCTCAGTCTGAACCTCAGTCATCACAGCTCCTTTCCGGAGGCCTTGGCGTAGCGGACCTTGACGGTCTTCTCCACGCCGTTCTTCTCAACAGTCTCGAAGCGGTAGCCCACGCGGGTTGGCTTCTTGGTCTCCGGGTCGACGACAGCAACGTTGGAGATGTGAAGCGGCGCCTCAACGACCTGCAGGCCGCCTTCAGTGGAACCATTGTTGTCTTGACCAGCACGCAGGTGCTTGGTCACGCGGTTCACGCCTTCGACGAGAACACGCTCCTGTGCCGGGAACACGCGAAGCACTTTGCCCTGCTTACCGCGGTCCTTGCCGGAAATGACCTGAACGAGGTCGTCCTTTTTGATCTTCGCCATGTCAGATCACCTCCGGTGCCAGAGACACGATGCGCATGAAACGCTTGTCGCGCAGTTCACGACCAACGGGACCGAAGATACGGGTACCGCGGGGTTCGTTGTCCTGACGCAGAATGACGGCTGCGTTCTCGTCAAAACGAATGTAGGAACCGTCGGGACGGCGGCGCTGCTTGCGCGTACGCACCACAACTGCCTTCACGACGTCGCCTTTCTTGACGTTGCCGCCAGGAATTGCGTCTTTTACGGTGGCGACGATGACGTCGCCGATGCCTGCGTAGCGGCGTCCGGATCCCCCGAGAACACGGATGGTCAAGATCTCCTTGGCACCAGTGTTGTCGGCGACCTTGAGCCGCGACTCCTGCTGAATCACTCGATTACTCCTTGCGTCTCGCTGGTTCTCATCCGAGTTTCAGATGAGCCTTGCGGAACTTCATTTGATGTCTCCCAGGCTGCTTACCCCTGCCCCTTGGGCGAAAGGACCGCTGCCTCAGCAAGCCTAGGATCCATCAGAAGATCCGCATCTTGATGAGACGGTCCCCGCAGGGCAGGGCCGAGGCCGCCGGCGGGAGTATGTGCGAAACCCTTGGCTTGCGGGGTGGATAGGCCCGCCAACAAAGGCGCACAGGGACACTAGTCTACAGCACGAAGGCCCTGCACCGAAATCTCGGTCCAGGGCCTTCGTGAATCAGCTGAGAACGATGTGTGCCTTACTTGGCGCGCTCGGTGATCTCAGCCAGACGCCAGCGCTTCGTCGCTGACAGCGGGCGAGTCTCGGCAAGGAGAACGTGGTCGCCGATACCGGCGGTGTTCTCTTCGTCGTGAGCCTTCACGCGCTTGGTCTGGCGCATGATCTTGCCGTACAGCGCGTGCTTCTTGCGATCCTCGACCTCGACGACGATGGTCTTGTCCATCTTGTCCGAGACGACGATGCCACGCAGGGACTTACGGTAGCCGCGCTCCTGTGCTGCGTCGGCTGCGGTGTTGTTAGCGGAATCAGTCACTCTGCATCCTCCTCAGCCTTTTCAGCTTTCTTCGCGGCAGACTTACGTCCACGGCTCTTCTTCTCTTCCTTGACGTCTTCAGCCGGGGCTTCGACGTTCTCACGGATACCCAGCTCGCGCTCACGCAGCAACGTGTAGATGCGAGCGATATCGCGCTTGACGACCTTGAGGCGGCCGTTGTTGTCCAGCTGACCGGTAGCCGACTGGAAACGCAGGTTGAACAGCTCGGCTTTGGCCTTCTTCAGCTCTTCCTGCAGACGGGCGTTGTCGAAGCCGTCTAGTGCTTCAACGTTCAGCTCCTTCGAACCGACTGCCATGATCACTCACCACCCTCTCGGCGAATAATGCGTGCCTTCAGCGGCAGCTTGTGGATCGCCAGACGCAGTGCTTCGCGGGCAACCTCTTCGGAAACGCCGGAGAGCTCGAACAGAACGCGACCCGGCTTGACGTTGGCCACCCAGAACTCCACAGAACCCTTACCGGAACCCATACGGACTTCGGCAGGCTTCTTGGTGAGCGGGCGATCCGGGAAGATCGTGATCCAGACCTTACCGCCACGCTTGATGTAGCGGGTCATGGCGATACGAGCTGCTTCGATCTGACGGTTGGTGACATAGGCCGGGCCCATGGCCTGGATACCCCATTCACCGAAGGTAACCTGGGTGCCACCCTTAGCAGCTCCACCGCGCTTGGGGTGGTGCTGCTTACGGTGCTTGACTCGACGAGGAATCAACATCAGGCGTTGCCTCCTTCAGTTGCGGCGGCGGGCTGAGCCGATGCCGATGCGCTGTCCTGCGCACCTGCCTGGCCTGCAACACCGCGGGCACCGCGGTCGTTACGACGACGACGCTCTCCGCCACCACCACGGCGCTCACCGCCGCGGCCACGACCGGAAGGAGCAGCAGCTTCCTTCGCAGCCAGTTCCTTGGCGGTCAGGTCGCCCTTGTAGATCCAGACCTTCACACCAATGCGGCCGAAGGTCGTCTTTGCTTCGAATTTGCCGAAGTCGATGTTCGCACGCAAGGTGTGCAGCGGCACGCGACCTTCGCGGTAGAACTCCGAGCGAGACATTTCAGCGCCGCCGAGACGACCAGCGCACTGGATACGAATACCCTGAGCGCCGGCACGCATGGCCGACTGAATCGACTTCTTCATCGCACGGCGGAAAGCCACGCGAGATGCGAGCTGCTCAGCGACACCCTGCGCCACCAGCTGTGCGTCCACCTCGGGGTTCTTGACCTCGAGAATGTTCAGCTGAATCTGCTTCGAGGTGAGCTTCTCGAGCTCGCGACGAATACGATCTGCTTCCGCGCCACGGCGACCGATCACGATGCCGGGACGGGCGGTGTGGACATCCACACGCACGCGGTCTCGGGTACGCTCGATTTCCACCTTGGAGATGCCGGCGCGCTCCATGCCGTCGGTCATCAGCTCGCGGATCTTCACGTCTTCCTTCAGGAAGTCGCTGTAGCGCTGGCCTTCCTGGTTGGAGTCAGCAAACCAGTGCGAGACGTGGTCGGTGGTGATGCCGAGGCGGAATCCGTTCGGGTTGATCTTCTGACCCATTTACTTGACCCCACCTTTCTCTTCCTCGGTCGCAACGACCACGGTGACGTGGCTGGTGCGCTTGTTGATGCGGTAGGCACGACCCTGAGCACGCGGCTGGAACCGCTTCATGGTCGGACCTTCATCGACGTAGGCTTCGCTGATGAACAGCTCGTCCTCATTGAATGCGAGACCGTCGCGATCTGCCTTGGTCCGCGCGTTGGCCACAGCGGATGCGACCAGTTTGTATACCGGCTCCGAAGCGCCCTGCGGGGCGAACTTCAGGATGGCCAGGGCTTCGTTCGCCTGCTTGCCACGGACAAGATTGACGACGCGCCGGGCCTTCATCGGCGTTACACGCAGGTAGCGCGCAATTGCCTTGGCTTCCATTGCTATTCCTCTTTCGAATTTCTCGAATGACCGAAGAACGCACCGCTGAATCAGCGGCGGCCCTTCCTGTCGTCCTTCACATGGCCGCGGAAAGTCCGCGTGGGGGCGAACTCGCCCAGTTTGTGTCCAACCATGGACTCGGTGACGAACACCGGCACATGCTTGCGGCCGTCGTGCACGGCGATGGTGTGGCCGAGCATGTCCGGGATGATCATCGACCGGCGGGACCAGGTCTTGATGACGTTCTTGGTGCCCTTTTCGTTCTCAGCAAGAACCTTCAGGTAGAGGTGCTGATCGACGAAGGGACCCTTCTTGAGGCTGCGTGGCATCTCTGGTCAGCTCCTATCGCTTGTTCTTGCCAGTACGACGGCGACGCACAATGAGCTTGTCGCTTTCCTTGTTGGGACGACGGGTGCGGCCTTCGGGCTTGCCGTTCGGGTTGACCGGGTGGCGACCACCGGAGGTCTTACCCTCACCGCCACCGTGCGGGTGGTCGACCGGGTTCATGACAACACCGCGGACGGTCGGGCGAACGCCCTTCCACCGCATACGGCCGGCCTTACCCCAGTTGATGTTCGACTGCTCGGCGTTGCCAACCTCGCCGACGGTAGCGCGGCAGCGCACGTCAACGTTGCGGATTTCGCCGGAGGGCAGACGCAGCTGGGCGAACTTGCCTTCACGAGCGACCAGCTGGATGGATGCGCCAGCGGAACGGGCCATCTTGGCACCGCCACCGGGACGCAGCTCCACAGCGTGGATCACCGTGCCGAGAGGGATGTTGCGCAGTGGCAGGTTGTTGCCAGGCTTGATGTCGGCGTTAGGGCCGGCTTCAACGGCGTCGCCCTGCTTCAGCTTGGCTGGAGCCAGGATGTAGCGCTTGGTGCCATCGACGTAGTGCAGGAGGGCGATGCGAGCCGTACGGTTGGGGTCGTACTCGATATGAGCGACCTTCGCCGGCACGCCGTCCTTGTCGTGACGGCGGAAGTCGATCAGCCGGTACTGACGCTTATGTCCGCCGCCCTTATGGCGGGTCGTGATCTTACCGGAGTTGTTCCGTCCGCCGGTCTTCGTCAAAGGACGAAGAAGCGACTTTTCCGGAGTGCTCCGAGTGATTTCTGCGAAGTCGGCTACCGACGAGCCACGCAGGCCCGGGGTAGTCGGCTTGTATTTGCGGATTCCCATAGATACTTTCCTCGATTAAGTGGTCTCCGGACGTCGTCAGACGGCCGGACCTCCGAAGATGTCGATGGTGCCTTCCTTCAGCGTGATGATGGCCCGCTTGGTGTTCTTACGGGCACCCCAGCCAAAGCGGGTGCGCTTGCGCTTCCCGGCACGGTTGATGGTGTTGACGGAGCTCACCTTGACGTCGAAAATCTTCTCGACGGCCAGCTTGATCTCAGTCTTGTTTGAGCGCGGGTCCACGAGGAAGGTGTACTTACCTTCATCGATGAGGCCGTAGCTCTTTTCCGACACGACGGGCTGAATGATCACGTCGCGGGGGTCTTTGTTGATGCTGCCGCTCACTTGGCTGCCTCCTTCTTGGCTTCTGCTGCGGCCACGAAGGCCTCAAAAGCGGGGCGAGTGAAGACGACATCGTCGGAGATCAGCACGTCGTAGGTGTTGAGCTGGTCCGAGTACAGCGTGTGCACCTTGGGCAGGTTGCGTGCGCTGAGTGCTGCGACATCGTCCTGACGATCGATGACGACCAGGAAGTTCTTGCGGCCTTCACCCAGCTCGGCCAGAACTGCCTTAGCAGCCTTGGTCGAGGGAGTGCCGCTGACGAGCTCCTCGATCACGTGGACGCGACCGTTGCGAGCGCGATCCGACAGGGCACCGCGCAGAGCGGCGGCCTTCATCTTCTTGGGGGTACGCTGCGAGTAATCGCGCGGAACCGGACCGTGGACGACACCACCACCGGTCATCTGCGGTTCACGAGTCGAACCCTGACGTGCGCGGCCGGTGCCCTTCTGGCGGAACGGCTTGCGACCGCCACCGGACACCTCACCGCGGGTCTTGGTCTTGTGGGTGCCCTGGCGGGCAGCTGCCAGCTGAGCCACAACGACCTGGTGCATCAGCGGAACATTCGCCTGCACGTCGAAGATCTCAGAGGGCAGGTCCACAGTGACCTTCTTGACATTGGTAGCCATGTGCTCATGCTCCCTTCACTGCGGTGCGGACCAGAACAATGCGGCCCTTAGGACCGGGAACGGCGCCCTTGATCAGCAGCAGGTTGTTCTCCACGTCGATGCCGTGAAGAGTCAGATTCTGGGTGGTGGTACGGGCGTTGCCCATGCGACCAGGCATGCGCTGACCCTTGAAGACGCGGCCCGGGGTGGCAGCGCCACCGACAGAGCCGGGCTTGCGGTGGTTCTTGTGCTGACCGTGGGACGCACCGACGCCTGCGAAGCCGTGACGCTTCATCGCACCGGCAAAACCCTTGCCCTTGCTGTTGGCGGTGACGTCGACCTTCTGGCCAGCTTCGAAGATTTCCACCGTGAGGTCCTGGCCCAGGGTGTAGTCAGCTGCGTCGGCGGTACGGATTTCGACCACGTGCCGGCGCGGGGTGACGCCAGCCTTTTCGAAGTGGCCGGCCAACGGCTTGGTCACCTTGCGCGGGTCGATCTGCCCGTAGGCAATCTGCACGGCGGTGTAGCCATCGGTTTCTTCATTGCGCAGCTGAGTGATCACGTTGGGCTCAGCCTTAACCACGGTGACCGGGATGACGTTGTTGGCGTCGTCCCAGACCTGGGTCATGCCGAGCTTCGTGCCCAGCAGTCCTTTGATATTCCGGATAGCGGTCATAGTTTTCTCAGCACCTCCCTCTTAGAGCTTGATTTCGATATTGACGTCCGCGGGCAGGTCCAAACGCATCAGCGAGTCGACGGCCTTCGGAGTCGGGTCCACGATGTCGATGAGGCGCTTGTGAGTGCGCATCTCAAAGTGCTCGCGGCTGTCCTTGTACTTGTGGGGAGAGCGGATCACGCAGTAGACGTTCTTTTCCGTCGGCAGCGGCACTGGGCCCACTACCGTCGCGCCTGCGCGTGTGACCGTGTCAACGATCTTCCGGGCGGAAGTGTCGATCACTTCGTGATCATACGACTTCAGCCGGATGCGGATTTTCTGTCCCGCCATGGCGTCATGCCTCTTTCGTACTTGTAGTCCGTACCTGTCCCTGTGTACGCGAGGTGAAGTTCAGAACTCTAGCTCGCGCTTGTATTTTCCTTGCGCAGGCCGAATCCGTAGAAACGGGTTCCTCGCCCTGCCAAGTCATCGACCCACGCGGTCGGGCGTGTCGCATAGCGTTTTTCAGTCACGCTGGCTTCGACAGCCTGATCATGTGGGGATATTGTCATCGCTCGCGAGCCCTGTACCAGCCAAACAGCGGGCACGACTCACCGAGAGCAACCTGTCTAGTATGACAGAACTTCGCCGTTGACGCGAATCTTGGCGAGGATCAGGCAATTGTCGCTCGCAATCCCCCGGATTCTGGGCTATTGACCGTTACGGTTAGCCTTCTGGATGCGTTTGGCGCGCTCGATCTCTTTACTGAAAGTGCGGCGCAGTTTAACCACTGCCCACACGCCACCTGCGATCACCACGAAGATGACGAGCAGCCAGACCAGAGTCTCCATGCAACTACCTTACGACATGATCGTGGTGTTTCGATCATCTTGCTGACTGCTTCGTTGCCGGCTGAGCCGCTTGAGCTGCCAAATCGCCAAAACGATAAGTGCGACGCCGAGAGCACCCAGCCAGAGGTACGGCAACCACCGCAGGTAATAGAGAATCGACAGGCCGACTCCCACGGCGCCCCAGACCAACGTAATCCGGTCGCGGACGATCAGCCCGATGGCGATGAAGGCCGCGAAGCAGATAATGACTGCAAGCTGACGGGCCGCAGTTGGTTCGGCAATCACGACCGTAGCGTTCACCGTAAACACTGTCATGCCTGCGTACCACCAGATCATGATCCTGATGCGCTCCCCGTCGGCCCGCTGAAGGTGATGGCGGAGTCCCCAACCGATCATTGCGAAGCTGGCCCCGGAGATAATCCACCAGACGGCTCCTTCGAAGTGGGGATCGGTCAGCTGGTCAGCAGCGATACTGAGGTTCAGAAGGCTCCAGGCCATAGCGATGTCGTGGATATTTCTGTTCTGCAGCGGTGACGGAAGATCCGCCTGCTCCGGCCCCCAGCTCCATCCGACCCGTGCAATGTGGAGGGCGATCAACCAACCGGCGACCAACGCCAGGAGCACCGCAAGGATCGTCAAAGCGGGGTGATCCGGTGATGCCCATAATGCAACAGCACCTCCAAGAAGTAGCCCGAGAGCGCCTGAACGAAGGAACATCATCACCGGACGGATCGCGGTGCCCATTAAGGGAACAGCCCAGGTCTGGGGAATCGATACCGCTCGACCAACAAGCACCATCAGCAGAGCGGACACCATATGAACTAGGGCGAATCTCAGACCAGCATCCCAGTCACTGCCCCAAAGCATCCCGTATTCGCCCCACCAGCTCACACCGGCGAGCGTGGCCACCGCTCCGATGGCCGCCGCCACGGGTACCAGGATGGAGACGTTCCGGGATCGGGCAAAAATCAAGACAACGAATGGAAATGCCACCAGACCGAGGAGCATCCATCCCCAGTCTGCGACGGACTCAACATGGTCGACGCTGACCATGGCACCGAGCAACCAGGCGACCGCAGAGATCACGGGAGCCATCAGCCACTCCCCGACTTTCCTTTCTGCACTTGCTGGCACCGTCGAGGTGGAAGTACGACGCAACCGCAGGTCCACCACGGCGGCAGTGATCGTGAGCGCCCAGAGCAACGGAGCGAGCACGAAGGCGGGGAAGACAGCATCGCGCAAGGGCCCGTTGGACAGGTCGAGAACCGGACTCAAGCTCACCGTCAGGAACGTACCGCTGATCACGGCGCACCAGACCGGTCCCCAACGGCGTTCAATCAAGACGAAGTATGCGCTCATGAACCCGGCGATCAGCACCGCGGCAAGTCGGTCCTGGCCAGACCCGACCTCGATAAACCAGAGCATCACAGTCATCATGAGCAAGAGTCCGCCAGCCACATTCCGGTGAATCACCGGTATCAGCTCGATGTTCACATATCGGTAGGCCAGTAGGATGCCGACGGCGGTTGCCGCAAGAGCAATGCGGATCCACGAACCGGCAGCCCCTAATTCATCAACCAAATGCGGCACCGTGATCAGTGCGACAATCAACGCGCCCCAAACGCCAACACGACGCAGTGGCTGCATGAGCCCCACCGAAGGGAGAAGAGCAATGAGCCAGAGCCAAGCAGCAATCAACGTCCAGACTCCAACGCCGGTGAACACCAGGTCGTGTCCGTACAGATACGGCAAAATCGCCCATGCCATCACGGTCGGCACCACCATCAACGCCCATTGCGAGCCATGATTGCGAGCTCGCAACCGCACCGTCGCGCACGTGAACAAGACCATCACGATGCCCACCAGCAACCAGCCGCCAGCGGTACCCAGGTCGAGTACGTCGACGGAGGTGTACAGGCCAGCTTGCATCAACCACATCGAGACCCCGGCGAAGCTACCCCACGCGGCTTCCGGGGCGCCACGGCCGGGTAGATCATGCGCCGGAATCAACAGGGAGACACATGCCCAAACCATGACGAGCAGCCCGGCAATAATCTGCGCATGACTAGACGGCATCTCCATGGTTCTCGACAGCATCCACAGTAAGAGAATCAGCGCGACCGCCGCTAACTGTAGTGCCCACCAGCGGTCCCAACGCACCTCAGAGGTCGCGTTATCACTGCGACGACGATAGCGATGACCAAGCGCGCCCAGGGCTATACCCGCTGCCGCTGACTGTTGAAGCCAACCATGACCGGACGAGTCGACCCACACCGGCACCGTGGCGAGGACCATAACGCCCAACATGGCGAGATGAAAACTTGCGGCCTGTTCTGCGCGGCCGTGAATCACGGTATATCCGATCGCTACCAGGACCAGGGTGATAACCAGACCGTCGATCATCCACGTGCCGGTGTCGAAGAGTGCACCTCCGCGTGCGGCTAAGCCAATGAAGACGGCTACGCCAAAGCACACACCGGCGTCACGCAGTGCCCCCACACCAGTAGGGGTGAATCGACTCTCTTGCAGCACGTTCCAACGACGGGCGGAAAGAACCAGCACGGATTGGACGAGCAGAATGCCTCCGAGCAGCGCAACGGTCGCCGACCAGGACCAGTTCAACACTGAACCCGCGGGGATGAACGCAAGGGTGACCAAGACGCGAGCTGCATAGGTCTGCCACAGGCGGGCTCGTGGTGACGAAAGCACAGCCGCCGCGTTGACGTAGTAGGCGGCAGCTGCCAGGAGCAGGGCAAGAACCTCACGCGCGGGGAGTGAGAAGCCAAGCACGAGTGTTGCCGCAATGATCGCTGGCACCAACAGCATGTGTGTCTGGTGCATCGCTCCTCGGTAGCGGTCCCATCTGGTGGGGTGGTACGTACTGGAACGAGCGTTCCTGCCCAACCATGTCATGGCCACGCTGACGAAGATGGTGAGGAGCAGTCCCCACACCATTCCGCGTTGCAGCACGGCACCGACCGACAATGAAACCGAAATCACAAACGGCATGGTCAGGTAGACGGCGACTCGCGAGTCAAACCGCTCGGCAGCAATGACCATCAGGATCAGGCCGAGGACTGAGGTGATCAACCACGATAGCGCGGGGTTATTGAGGCCCAGCTGGTCTAGTGCCACCCCGGCCAACGGAATCATGGCGAGCCCGGTTCCGGTGAAGGCCAGTGCCGCCGGCCGCAAGACCACACTCACCCGATGCAGAATCAAGCCGCCCGCGTAGAAAAGTCCGATCAAACACAGGATTCCGACCATGCGGGCGGTGTGCGGCAGTGTGGAGGTGAGGAAGAGGGCGGATGCCGCCACGATCAACAGTGCTGCGATGTAGAGCGTGATGTTGATGTTGCGTCGCTGGCGTCGTGCTCCGGCTTCAGGGTCTACCGTGGCATGATGCCGTTGCAGTGGAACAGTCGCGGCGCCTACTCCTGTTGGCGCGCCCCCTGGAACCATGGCTGGGGCCGATGTGTCTGGCGCAGAGCCGCTAGGAACAGGTGGTGGCGCTGTCGTCATAGGCGGTGCCGCCCGTGCCAGGGCCGGACCGGACTCTACTGCGCAATCAGCAACCTGCGGTGAAGCATTCAGGGGTTCGGGTGAGGTCGGAGCCTCGGGGCGACTCCCCTGCCATGCGGCGTCGTGACCCTCTTGCCATGCTTGCGCCATGCGACGACGCAAGAGTTCCTGGTGATTCGTGGCGGCGGTCTTCGCACGAGCGCGGACCACCAAATACGTGATGAGTGCACCAACCAGCCCACCGAGGATGAAGAGGACCACCTATGGAACCACCCTGCCTGTTCGGGCGCCAGTGAACCGCACGCCCTGCCGTCGTTGATCTTTCATTCACTGTAGTAGAACAGATCGAGACTACGGGAGGGTTTTCCACATTAAAGCCGCGACCCCCGCAGTCCTAAGACTACGGGGGTCGCGGCGCGCTATACGCTAGATCACTTGGTGATCTTGGTGACGCGGCCTGAACCAACGGTACGGCCACCCTCACGGATAGCGAAGCCGAGGCCTTCTTCCATGGCGATCGGCTGGATCAGCTCGACCGACATTTCGGTGGTGTCGCCGGGCATAACCATCTCGGTGCCCTCAGGCAGCGTGATGACGCCGGTGACGTCGGTGGTGCGGAAGTAGAACTGCGGGCGGTAGTTCGAGTAGAACGGGTTGTGACGGCCACCCTCGTCCTTGGACAGGATGTAGACGTTCGCCTCGAACCCGGTGTGCGGGGTGATGGAGCCGGGGGCCACAACAACCTGACCGCGCTCCACGTCCTCGCGCTTCAGACCGCGAAGCAGCAGGCCACAGTTCTCGCCGGCCCATGCCTCGTCGAGCTGCTTGTGGAACATCTCGATACCGGTAACGGTGGTCTTCTGCAGGTCGCGGATACCCACGATCTCAACCTCGGAGTTGATGGCCAGGGTGCCGCGTTCTGCACGACCGGTGACCACGGTACCGCGACCGGTGATGGTGAAGACGTCCTCGATCGGCATCAGGAACGGCTTGTCCTTGTCACGAACCGGGTCCGGGATGTACTCGTCGACGGAGTTCATCAGGTCCTCAACGGACTTGACCCACTCGGCGTCGCCTTCGAGGGCCTTCAGAGCGGAGACGCGGTGCACGGGGGCATCGTCGCCGTCGAACTCCTGGGAGGAAAGCAGCTCGCGAACTTCCATCTCCACCAGCTCGAGCAGCTCTTCGTCCTCGACCATGTCGGACTTGTTCAGAGCAACCAGCAGCGCCGGAACGCCAACCTGGCGGGCCAGCAGAACGTGCTCACGGGTCTGAGCCATCGGGCCGTCGGTAGCGGCAACAACGAGGATCGCGCCGTCCATCTGGGCGGCACCGGTGATCATGTTCTTGATGTAGTCGGCGTGACCGGGGGCGTCAACGTGAGCGTAGTGACGCTTTTCGGTCTGGTACTCCACGTGGGAGATGTTGATGGTGATACCGCGCTGGCGCTCTTCCGGCGCGGAGTCGATGGTTGCGAAGTCGCGTGCTTCGTTCAGGTCCGGGTACTTGTCGTACAGGACCTTTGAGATAGCAGCGGTCAGCGTGGTCTTACCGTGGTCAACGTGGCCAATGGTACCGATGTTGACGTGCGGCTTCGTCCGCTCGAACTTTGCCTTCGACACAGATTCCTCCTAGAACTGTTCGACTGAAAGAAGGTGATACAGCCGCTCGTGGCGAACTGATTCGTGTCCAGTCTACTGTCGGGTGTTACTGATTTCTAAAT
It includes:
- the rpsJ gene encoding 30S ribosomal protein S10 produces the protein MAGQKIRIRLKSYDHEVIDTSARKIVDTVTRAGATVVGPVPLPTEKNVYCVIRSPHKYKDSREHFEMRTHKRLIDIVDPTPKAVDSLMRLDLPADVNIEIKL
- the rplC gene encoding 50S ribosomal protein L3, with the protein product MTAIRNIKGLLGTKLGMTQVWDDANNVIPVTVVKAEPNVITQLRNEETDGYTAVQIAYGQIDPRKVTKPLAGHFEKAGVTPRRHVVEIRTADAADYTLGQDLTVEIFEAGQKVDVTANSKGKGFAGAMKRHGFAGVGASHGQHKNHRKPGSVGGAATPGRVFKGQRMPGRMGNARTTTQNLTLHGIDVENNLLLIKGAVPGPKGRIVLVRTAVKGA
- the tuf gene encoding elongation factor Tu; the protein is MSKAKFERTKPHVNIGTIGHVDHGKTTLTAAISKVLYDKYPDLNEARDFATIDSAPEERQRGITINISHVEYQTEKRHYAHVDAPGHADYIKNMITGAAQMDGAILVVAATDGPMAQTREHVLLARQVGVPALLVALNKSDMVEDEELLELVEMEVRELLSSQEFDGDDAPVHRVSALKALEGDAEWVKSVEDLMNSVDEYIPDPVRDKDKPFLMPIEDVFTITGRGTVVTGRAERGTLAINSEVEIVGIRDLQKTTVTGIEMFHKQLDEAWAGENCGLLLRGLKREDVERGQVVVAPGSITPHTGFEANVYILSKDEGGRHNPFYSNYRPQFYFRTTDVTGVITLPEGTEMVMPGDTTEMSVELIQPIAMEEGLGFAIREGGRTVGSGRVTKITK